The region AAATCCTGTTGATTGGATAGGCTGAAGTCCCCACCCCAAAAATGCTGCCGCATTTTTGACCCTCCCTCAAGGGGAGGGTAATTTCTTTTTGTAAAACGATTCTCATTCTAAAACTCCATCTTTATTAAAGCACGCTTTTGGTCTATAAGCGAAGTGGAATTTATAACGCGCTAAGGAAGCCCAATTCTATGACCATCGTTACCCGTTTCGCCCCATCGCCCACCGGATTTTTGCATATCGGTAGCGCCCGTACTGCCTTGTTCAATTGGCTGTTCGCTCGCGGTAAAGGCGGTAAGTTTTTATTGCGCATCGAAGATACCGATCAAGAACGCTCCACGCCCCAAGCGGTCGATGCCATTTTTAAAAGCATGAACTGGCTCGAATTGGATTGGGATGGCGAAGTGGTTTACCAGATGGCAAGATCATCCCGCCATGCCGAAGTCGCGCGTGAAATGCTAGCCAAGGGTAACGCCTATTATTGTTATTGCAGCCCCGAAGAATTGGAAGAAATGCGCGCCAAAGCCCAAGCCGAAGGCCGCCAGCCGCGTTACGATGGCACTTGGAGAAATCGCGATCCCAAGGATGCTCCCGCAGGTGTGAAACCGGTGATAAGATTAAAGGCACCGCAGACCGGTACTAATACTATTCATGACGAAGTACAGGGTGAGGTTACCGTATCGAACGAACAGTTGGACGATATGATTTTACTGCGATCCGATGGCACGCCGACTTATAATTTGGCGGTGGTTGTGGACGATCATGATATGAATATTACTCACGTAATTCGTGGTGACGATCATTTAAACAACGCCTTTCGCCAATATCAGATTTACAAAGCGATGGATTGGAAAGTGCCGTCTTTTTCGCATATCCCCTTGATTCATGGACCCGATGGCGCAAAATTATCGAAGCGCCATGGCGCGTTGGGAGTAGAAGCGTACCGCGATATGGGTTACCTGCCCGAAGCGATGCGCAATTATCTGCTGCGTTTGGGCTGGGGCCATGGCGATACGGAAATTGTGTCAATGGCAGAAGCGCAAAAGATATTTTCACTGTCCGGTATTGGCCAGGCGCCGTCGCGGCTCGATTTCGATAAATTGAATTCGGTCAACGCGCATTATATCCAGGCCGCAGACGATCAGCGTTTATTAAATCTGACTATCCCTCACATCGAATCGGAATTGGGCACGCCATTGAACGATTTTCAAAAAGCGCGCTTGTTAAAAGGCATGAAGGGATTAAAACCCCGCGCTAAAACGATTTTAGAATTGGCCAAGGCTGCCCTGTTTTATGTGCGCCCATTGCCATTGCCGATGGATGAACCCGCCCGCGCCGCCATTAACGACAATACCAAACCGAAATTACAAGCGGTGTTGGGCATTTTGCAATCGTTGAACGATTGGTCGGTGACCACCATCGAACTCGCCATCAAAGATTATCTAAAAACCAACAATCTGAAACTAGGCGATTTAGGCCCCGCCCTGCGCGCCGCGCTGACCGGTACGTTGCAAAGCCCGGCCTTGTTCGAAGTGATGGAAGTACTGGGCCGCGAAGAAGTGCAAAAACGCTTGCAAGCCGCTTAGACCAAGGATAACATTATTGCTCATTTAGGGAAATTATTATGACGCATTTACACCCCCATACAAACGAAGCCGGTCTTGCCGTTGCAAAATGTTTACTGGATATCAAAGCGGTCAATCTGCGCCCCGATCAACCTTATACGCTGACATCGGGCTGGGCTTCGCCGACATATATCGATTGCCGCAAAGTGATTTC is a window of Alphaproteobacteria bacterium DNA encoding:
- a CDS encoding glutamate--tRNA ligase; the encoded protein is MTIVTRFAPSPTGFLHIGSARTALFNWLFARGKGGKFLLRIEDTDQERSTPQAVDAIFKSMNWLELDWDGEVVYQMARSSRHAEVAREMLAKGNAYYCYCSPEELEEMRAKAQAEGRQPRYDGTWRNRDPKDAPAGVKPVIRLKAPQTGTNTIHDEVQGEVTVSNEQLDDMILLRSDGTPTYNLAVVVDDHDMNITHVIRGDDHLNNAFRQYQIYKAMDWKVPSFSHIPLIHGPDGAKLSKRHGALGVEAYRDMGYLPEAMRNYLLRLGWGHGDTEIVSMAEAQKIFSLSGIGQAPSRLDFDKLNSVNAHYIQAADDQRLLNLTIPHIESELGTPLNDFQKARLLKGMKGLKPRAKTILELAKAALFYVRPLPLPMDEPARAAINDNTKPKLQAVLGILQSLNDWSVTTIELAIKDYLKTNNLKLGDLGPALRAALTGTLQSPALFEVMEVLGREEVQKRLQAA